A genomic stretch from Deltaproteobacteria bacterium includes:
- a CDS encoding tetratricopeptide repeat protein: MRKRRPPRVRAASSRQHGSGRTTEPTVPRGLPQRRIALGVLGLGVVTLAVVTALLWPAARRPPDEAATAPPPPEFVGHDACVPCHRTEAEAWKDSQHAHAMQPATPATVLGNFDDATVTYDGVTSTFFRRDDRFFVRTDGPDGALADFEVKYTFGVYPLQQYLVPFPDGRMQALSIAWDARPQQAGGGRWFHLYPDEHIDHRDPLHWTRLEQNWNYMCADCHSTNLRRNYDPVHDRYATTWSDLAVGCEACHGPGSNHVAWAEKRPGWEKLTGSEGLTIPLDERRGVRWTIMSTGNATRSRPLETHREVETCGVCHARRSPLGVDPNPTGRLLDTHDLALLEARLYHPDGQQLDEVYTYGSFLQSRMYAKGVTCSDCHDPHTQRLRAPGNAVCAQCHSPAMYETPAHLLHPAGSPGAQCAECHMPTRSYMVIDPRRDHSIRIPRPDLTVRHGVPNACGSCHADRDAGWAAAAIEKAYGPGRKGFQTFVDALHAGRIGEPGAREKLSALVRDAAAPGIARATAVAALEGFPGRTALDAIQLALGDRDTLVREAALGALLSASPPVRGRLAEPLADDPVKAVRVKAGRVLAGVPMDALSPERRARCERAVTEYVASQEALAERPEAHLDLGIVYADRGDATRAEAEYRAAIRLQPDFVPAYANLADLYRALGREADAASALADGLKAVPDDPSLVHALGLKRVREKRVADALPLLERAALARPENARFAYVHAVALESLGRRDEAIAALTRALERSPYDPDLLFGLSTFNREAGHLPEARDYARRLGTVAPDDERVLALLRELDGN; this comes from the coding sequence GTGCGGAAGCGACGACCGCCCCGCGTGCGCGCAGCGTCCAGCCGCCAGCATGGCTCCGGGAGGACCACCGAGCCGACGGTCCCGCGTGGGCTGCCGCAGAGGCGAATCGCCCTCGGCGTCCTGGGGCTGGGAGTCGTCACGCTGGCCGTCGTCACGGCGCTCCTCTGGCCGGCGGCACGGCGCCCGCCAGACGAGGCCGCGACCGCGCCCCCACCGCCCGAGTTCGTCGGCCACGACGCCTGCGTCCCCTGCCATCGCACGGAGGCCGAGGCCTGGAAGGACTCCCAGCACGCGCACGCGATGCAGCCGGCCACCCCGGCGACCGTGCTCGGCAACTTCGACGACGCGACCGTCACGTACGACGGCGTGACATCGACCTTCTTCCGCAGGGACGACCGCTTCTTCGTACGCACCGACGGCCCGGACGGCGCCCTCGCCGACTTCGAGGTCAAGTACACCTTCGGCGTCTACCCGCTGCAGCAGTACCTCGTCCCGTTCCCGGACGGCCGGATGCAAGCGCTCTCGATCGCCTGGGACGCGAGACCGCAGCAAGCGGGCGGCGGGCGCTGGTTTCATCTGTATCCCGACGAGCACATCGACCATCGCGATCCGCTGCACTGGACGCGCCTCGAGCAGAACTGGAACTACATGTGCGCGGACTGCCACTCGACGAACCTGCGGCGGAACTACGACCCGGTCCATGACCGCTACGCGACGACCTGGTCCGATCTCGCCGTCGGGTGTGAAGCTTGCCACGGCCCGGGCTCTAACCACGTCGCCTGGGCCGAGAAGCGCCCGGGCTGGGAGAAGCTGACAGGCAGCGAGGGGCTGACGATCCCGCTCGACGAGCGACGCGGCGTGCGCTGGACGATCATGTCGACCGGCAACGCCACGCGCAGCCGGCCGCTCGAGACGCATCGCGAGGTCGAGACGTGCGGCGTCTGCCACGCCCGGCGCTCGCCGCTCGGCGTCGATCCGAATCCGACGGGGCGCCTCCTCGACACGCACGACCTCGCCCTGCTCGAAGCGCGCCTCTACCATCCCGACGGCCAGCAGCTCGACGAGGTGTACACCTACGGGTCGTTCCTGCAGAGCAGGATGTACGCGAAGGGCGTCACCTGCAGCGACTGTCACGACCCGCACACGCAGCGGCTCCGGGCGCCCGGCAACGCCGTGTGCGCGCAATGTCATTCGCCGGCGATGTACGAAACCCCGGCGCATCTGCTCCACCCGGCTGGCAGTCCGGGCGCGCAGTGCGCCGAGTGTCACATGCCGACCCGGTCGTACATGGTGATCGATCCACGCCGCGATCACTCGATCCGCATCCCGCGACCCGACCTCACCGTGCGCCACGGCGTGCCGAATGCCTGCGGCTCGTGTCACGCCGATCGGGACGCAGGCTGGGCCGCGGCGGCGATCGAGAAGGCGTACGGACCGGGACGGAAGGGCTTCCAGACCTTCGTCGACGCCTTGCACGCGGGTCGCATCGGAGAGCCAGGAGCGCGGGAGAAGCTTTCGGCTCTCGTCCGCGACGCGGCGGCCCCGGGCATCGCTCGTGCGACGGCGGTCGCGGCGCTGGAGGGATTCCCTGGCCGGACGGCGCTCGACGCCATCCAGCTCGCACTCGGGGACCGTGACACCCTGGTTCGGGAAGCGGCGCTCGGGGCGCTCCTCTCAGCCTCTCCCCCCGTGCGAGGCCGGCTCGCCGAGCCGCTTGCCGACGACCCCGTGAAAGCCGTGCGCGTCAAGGCGGGCCGGGTACTCGCGGGCGTTCCGATGGACGCGCTTTCTCCCGAGCGTCGAGCGAGATGCGAGCGCGCCGTGACCGAGTACGTAGCGTCCCAGGAGGCGCTCGCCGAGCGTCCCGAGGCGCATCTCGACCTCGGCATCGTCTACGCCGACCGGGGCGATGCGACCCGGGCGGAGGCGGAATACCGGGCGGCGATCCGTCTCCAGCCCGACTTCGTCCCGGCGTACGCGAACCTCGCGGACCTCTACCGGGCCCTCGGTCGCGAGGCCGACGCGGCAAGCGCGCTGGCGGACGGACTGAAGGCCGTGCCGGACGATCCGAGCCTCGTGCATGCGCTCGGTCTGAAGCGGGTGCGCGAGAAGCGGGTCGCCGACGCGCTTCCGCTGCTCGAGCGCGCGGCCCTGGCGCGGCCGGAGAATGCCCGCTTCGCTTATGTCCATGCCGTCGCGCTCGAATCCCTCGGAAGGCGTGACGAGGCGATCGCCGCGCTGACCCGGGCCCTCGAGCGATCGCCGTACGATCCCGATCTGCTCTTCGGATTGTCCACGTTCAACCGCGAGGCCGGCCACCTGCCCGAGGCGCGAGACTATGCACGGCGGCTCGGCACGGTCGCTCCAGACGATGAGCGCGTACTGGCCCTCCTTCGCGAACTGGATGGCAACTAG
- a CDS encoding lipid-binding SYLF domain-containing protein: MPKVYRMLRRLLVVVLLLALRPEPASAASAKKIAGDASAALQQLYATTPAAKVLGSQAKAILVFPRILKAGFMVGAQGGNGALRKGGKTVAYYNTVAASYGFQAGVQAFSYALFLMTDSAVEYLDHSGGWELGTGPSLVVVDVGAAKSLTTTTLKDDVYAFVFGQKGLMAGIGIQGSKITRIHPAP; encoded by the coding sequence ATGCCCAAGGTTTATCGGATGCTCCGCCGCCTGCTCGTCGTCGTACTGCTCCTCGCTTTGCGGCCGGAGCCCGCGTCCGCCGCGAGCGCGAAGAAAATCGCTGGCGACGCGAGCGCGGCTCTCCAACAACTCTACGCGACCACGCCGGCCGCGAAGGTGCTGGGCTCTCAGGCGAAGGCGATCCTCGTCTTCCCGAGGATCCTGAAGGCGGGGTTCATGGTCGGGGCGCAGGGCGGGAACGGCGCGCTCCGCAAAGGCGGCAAGACGGTCGCCTACTACAACACCGTGGCCGCCTCCTACGGATTCCAGGCGGGTGTCCAGGCGTTCTCCTATGCGCTCTTCCTGATGACGGACTCGGCGGTCGAGTACCTCGACCACAGCGGCGGCTGGGAGCTCGGGACCGGGCCGAGCCTCGTGGTCGTCGACGTGGGCGCGGCGAAGTCGCTCACCACGACCACGCTCAAGGACGACGTCTACGCGTTCGTCTTCGGGCAGAAGGGGCTCATGGCGGGCATCGGGATCCAGGGTTCCAAGATCACCCGGATCCATCCCGCGCCCTGA
- a CDS encoding arylsulfatase, whose product MKVRFQSNVIASISAAVLAALIGAAAPATAADKKPNIVVIMGDDIGIWNIGAYSRGMMAGRTPNLDKLANEGMLFTDYYAEASCTAGRANFITGELPIRTGMTTVGQAGSPVGIPAQAVTIATALKSHGYATGQFGKNHLGDLNEFLPTVHGFDEFFGYLYHLDAMEDPAHPAYPQELLDRVGPRNMVHSWATDKDDPTVQPRWGKIGKQKIEDAGTLYPKRMETVDDEILELSLKFVDKAKADGKPFFLWLNPTRMHIVTHLSPKYEALRNSKNGWTIHEAGMAQIDDIVGDVMKKLKDMGVDDNTIVVFTTDNGTEVFTWPDGGQTPFAQCKGTIMEGGFRVPAMIRWPGKVPAGKVENGIISGLDWFPTFLAAADDPNIVEDLKKGKKLGDTTYKVHLDGYNQMAMITGKGPSARHEIFYFGESALGAVRIDDFKYRFIDQPGGWLGDKTHPDVPYLTNLRLDPFERTGWPENGTKDGAQDYFGWFKYEFWRFVFVQQEVAKLAMTAVEFPPMQKGASFNLDAVKAKIEAARAAMAK is encoded by the coding sequence ATGAAGGTACGATTCCAGTCGAATGTGATCGCCAGCATCTCAGCAGCGGTGCTGGCCGCGCTCATCGGCGCCGCCGCTCCGGCTACGGCTGCGGACAAGAAGCCGAACATCGTCGTCATCATGGGAGACGACATCGGCATTTGGAATATCGGCGCTTACAGCCGGGGCATGATGGCCGGGCGGACGCCGAATCTCGACAAACTGGCCAACGAAGGCATGCTCTTCACCGACTACTACGCCGAGGCTAGCTGCACGGCTGGCCGGGCGAACTTCATCACTGGCGAGCTTCCGATTCGGACGGGCATGACCACGGTCGGCCAGGCGGGCTCGCCCGTCGGCATCCCCGCACAGGCGGTGACCATTGCCACGGCTCTCAAGTCCCACGGCTATGCCACGGGGCAGTTCGGCAAGAACCACCTCGGCGATCTCAATGAGTTCCTGCCCACCGTCCACGGCTTCGACGAGTTCTTCGGTTACCTCTATCACCTCGACGCGATGGAGGACCCCGCGCACCCCGCCTACCCGCAGGAGTTGTTGGACAGAGTTGGCCCGCGCAACATGGTCCACAGTTGGGCGACGGATAAGGATGACCCGACGGTGCAACCACGTTGGGGCAAGATCGGCAAGCAGAAGATCGAGGATGCCGGCACGCTCTATCCCAAGCGGATGGAGACCGTGGACGACGAGATTCTCGAGCTGTCGCTCAAGTTCGTGGACAAGGCCAAGGCGGACGGCAAGCCGTTCTTCCTCTGGCTGAACCCGACGCGCATGCACATCGTCACCCATCTCTCTCCCAAGTATGAGGCCCTGCGCAATTCGAAGAATGGCTGGACGATTCACGAAGCCGGCATGGCCCAGATCGACGACATCGTGGGCGATGTGATGAAGAAGCTCAAAGACATGGGTGTGGACGACAACACCATCGTCGTGTTCACCACCGACAACGGCACCGAAGTCTTCACCTGGCCCGATGGCGGACAGACGCCGTTCGCGCAATGCAAAGGGACTATCATGGAGGGCGGCTTCCGTGTGCCGGCCATGATTCGCTGGCCCGGTAAGGTCCCCGCCGGCAAGGTGGAGAACGGCATCATCTCCGGGCTCGACTGGTTCCCGACCTTCCTGGCCGCCGCGGACGACCCGAACATTGTCGAGGATCTCAAGAAGGGCAAGAAGCTCGGCGATACCACCTACAAGGTGCATCTCGACGGCTACAACCAGATGGCCATGATCACCGGCAAAGGCCCCTCGGCCCGCCACGAGATCTTCTACTTCGGGGAAAGCGCGCTCGGCGCTGTGCGCATCGACGACTTCAAGTATCGTTTCATTGACCAGCCCGGCGGCTGGTTGGGTGACAAGACCCACCCCGACGTGCCCTACCTGACCAACCTTCGCCTCGATCCTTTCGAGCGCACGGGCTGGCCGGAAAATGGAACTAAAGATGGGGCGCAGGACTACTTCGGGTGGTTCAAGTATGAGTTCTGGCGCTTCGTCTTCGTCCAGCAGGAGGTGGCGAAGCTGGCCATGACGGCTGTCGAGTTCCCGCCGATGCAGAAGGGCGCGAGCTTCAACCTCGATGCCGTGAAGGCGAAGATCGAGGCAGCCAGGGCGGCAATGGCCAAGTAA
- a CDS encoding DUF3313 domain-containing protein, whose amino-acid sequence MRINVVKEQGGYRLAIGVAGLWAIAVLGGCTTTQQVKVADKPQVYCPFLGSDVCAKLTPSATPGRFSAAAVGGGGDAVMGLRYLNPNARWTEYKKVIIAPVSFWGGDDTKVSKADQLALTNYFTKALNDALSQKFQVVDQPGPGVMEVQVAIDDIGKAIPVLRTVSMLIPQARALATLKYAATGTYAFVGSAQAEGKVVDSVTGQVLAAGVDKRVGGGSIATAAQWQLGDAENAMKAWSGQLADRLSSWTSGTAPS is encoded by the coding sequence ATGCGGATCAACGTAGTCAAGGAGCAGGGGGGCTATCGTCTTGCCATCGGCGTCGCCGGCCTGTGGGCGATCGCAGTCCTCGGGGGCTGTACGACGACGCAGCAGGTGAAGGTCGCCGACAAACCCCAGGTGTACTGTCCATTTCTCGGGAGTGACGTCTGCGCGAAGCTGACACCGAGCGCCACCCCCGGTCGCTTCTCGGCCGCAGCCGTCGGCGGCGGAGGGGACGCGGTGATGGGCCTCCGCTACCTCAACCCCAACGCCCGGTGGACCGAGTACAAGAAGGTCATCATCGCTCCGGTCAGCTTCTGGGGTGGTGACGACACGAAGGTGTCCAAGGCCGATCAGCTGGCGCTGACGAACTACTTCACCAAGGCGCTCAACGATGCGCTGTCGCAGAAGTTCCAGGTCGTCGACCAGCCCGGACCCGGCGTCATGGAGGTCCAGGTCGCCATCGACGACATCGGCAAGGCCATCCCCGTCCTCCGGACGGTGTCGATGCTCATTCCCCAGGCGCGGGCACTCGCCACGTTGAAGTACGCCGCCACGGGCACCTATGCCTTCGTCGGCTCGGCGCAGGCCGAGGGGAAGGTGGTCGACTCGGTGACCGGCCAGGTCCTCGCGGCCGGCGTAGACAAGCGCGTCGGGGGCGGCAGCATCGCGACGGCGGCGCAATGGCAGCTGGGCGATGCCGAGAACGCCATGAAGGCGTGGTCCGGGCAGCTCGCCGATCGGCTGTCGTCCTGGACGTCGGGGACGGCGCCGTCGTGA
- a CDS encoding OmpA family protein, with amino-acid sequence MMRDRSVTAIGLVGLMILMGCSAMRERRWSYCAVAGGLVGAAVGAGTAGGLVNAYEGGHGGSHEETGAAAGAGAVGGAALGTLLGHLICDPKEQAPPPPPPPPPPPPPPPAPKKIELSADTYFDFDKATLKPEGKEKIEAEVVAPMKEHPNLRALVEGHTDSIGSDAYNQRLSERRADAVRDYMVSRGIGTQRITTKGWGKSKPIVSNKTKEGRARNRRVEITEE; translated from the coding sequence ATGATGCGTGACCGGAGCGTGACGGCGATCGGGCTCGTCGGGCTCATGATCCTGATGGGCTGCAGCGCCATGCGGGAGCGGCGATGGAGCTACTGCGCCGTGGCCGGTGGGCTCGTGGGTGCCGCGGTCGGTGCCGGCACCGCCGGCGGCCTCGTCAACGCGTACGAGGGCGGTCACGGTGGCAGCCACGAGGAGACGGGCGCGGCCGCGGGCGCGGGCGCCGTCGGCGGCGCCGCCCTCGGGACCCTGCTCGGGCACCTCATCTGCGATCCGAAGGAGCAGGCGCCGCCGCCACCACCACCACCACCACCACCACCGCCACCACCGCCGGCCCCCAAGAAGATCGAGCTCTCGGCCGACACGTACTTCGACTTCGACAAGGCGACGCTCAAGCCCGAGGGCAAGGAGAAGATCGAGGCGGAGGTCGTGGCGCCGATGAAGGAACACCCGAACCTCCGAGCGCTGGTCGAGGGGCACACCGACTCGATCGGGTCGGACGCTTACAACCAGCGGCTTTCGGAGCGGCGCGCCGACGCGGTGCGGGACTACATGGTTTCGCGCGGCATCGGCACCCAGCGCATCACGACGAAGGGTTGGGGCAAGTCGAAGCCTATCGTCAGCAACAAGACGAAGGAGGGCCGGGCCAGAAACCGGCGCGTCGAGATCACCGAGGAATAG
- a CDS encoding DUF2950 domain-containing protein: MQRHIVRTMRCVSLSVALMALAPLHAIAAADITAPKTFASPAEAMRALVAALRKDDQPALIVILGPGSDDLVSSGDPVQDAGERKRVANAAMEHTRLETLASGAVTAHLGKDDWPFPIPLVKDGAEWRFDTAAGHQEVLNRRIGRNELRTLATCRAYVQAQREYASRDRTGAGVGVYAQKVRSDAGKRDGLYWEDSTGSHASPLGPLVAEADAEGYGPHESGEPQPYHGYVYRILTAQGAHAPGGARNYLRDGKMIGGFALVAYPAQYGSSGIMTFVVGPEGIVYQKNLGEKTGETAKAMADYDPDDSWTPVRD, encoded by the coding sequence ATGCAGAGGCACATCGTGCGAACCATGCGCTGCGTATCCCTGAGCGTCGCCCTGATGGCCCTCGCTCCGCTCCACGCGATAGCGGCCGCCGACATCACGGCACCGAAGACGTTTGCCAGCCCGGCCGAGGCGATGCGTGCGCTCGTGGCGGCTCTCCGCAAGGACGACCAGCCGGCGCTGATCGTGATCCTCGGGCCGGGCTCGGACGACCTCGTGTCCTCCGGCGATCCGGTCCAGGACGCGGGGGAACGGAAACGCGTCGCGAACGCGGCGATGGAGCACACGCGGCTCGAGACGCTCGCGTCGGGCGCCGTCACGGCCCATCTCGGCAAGGACGACTGGCCGTTCCCCATCCCGCTGGTGAAGGACGGCGCAGAGTGGCGGTTTGACACCGCGGCCGGTCACCAGGAGGTACTGAACCGTCGTATCGGGCGAAACGAGCTCCGGACGCTCGCCACGTGTCGTGCCTACGTTCAGGCCCAGCGCGAGTACGCGAGCCGGGACCGTACCGGCGCGGGCGTGGGCGTCTACGCGCAGAAGGTGCGCAGCGACGCCGGCAAGCGCGACGGCCTCTACTGGGAGGATTCGACGGGCAGCCACGCGAGCCCGTTAGGCCCGCTCGTTGCCGAGGCCGACGCCGAAGGGTACGGGCCGCACGAGTCCGGCGAGCCACAGCCGTACCACGGCTACGTCTACCGCATCCTCACCGCGCAGGGCGCGCATGCGCCGGGCGGCGCGCGCAACTATCTAAGGGACGGCAAGATGATCGGCGGCTTCGCGCTCGTCGCCTATCCGGCGCAGTACGGATCGAGCGGGATCATGACGTTCGTCGTGGGCCCCGAAGGCATCGTCTACCAGAAGAACCTCGGCGAGAAGACCGGGGAGACTGCGAAGGCGATGGCCGACTATGATCCCGACGATTCCTGGACTCCCGTCCGCGACTAG
- a CDS encoding DUF3300 domain-containing protein, with protein MADMLLISIRTLVGGGRMNRLLVMAGLFGGLLLLGGPPGARAAVEENAPPPAAAPAAQSPRFSTDKIDQMVAPVALYPDPLLMQVLMASTYPLEIVEAERWRAQNASLKDDALDEALEAKDWDPSVEGLTHFPDLLKRMSDNLDWTKDMGDAFLGQKDDVLDAVQRMRRRAEEAGTLQTTKEQTVTKEVFKEKETIIIQPAQPQVVYVPTYPPTVYGSYAPPQPYYPAVYGYTGGQMATASLLSFGVGVGVGALISNGCNWGSNDVHVNNNYYGGSGGGGGGTNKSNNNVNIDNSKNVTINKSDRSQKTWQHNPEHRRNVGYRDPGTAKRYGGQGGTAGAGRTSGDLARGYDRDGAGSRPGSGAQRPGGRPTTLPANAAQRPGGAGGAGGSGRPSGDRRGTPQAGPKGGGRQDAFSGYGNGRATQQASQRGAASSGGKSWAGASPGGQRAAGSGGGSGGRGGGGGRGGGRGGARGGGGGGRKR; from the coding sequence ATGGCAGACATGTTGCTCATTTCAATCCGGACGCTCGTCGGAGGAGGACGCATGAACCGGCTACTCGTGATGGCAGGCCTCTTCGGTGGTCTCCTGCTGCTCGGCGGTCCGCCGGGCGCTCGCGCCGCCGTGGAAGAGAACGCGCCGCCCCCCGCAGCGGCGCCTGCCGCGCAATCCCCGAGATTCTCGACCGACAAGATCGATCAGATGGTGGCACCGGTCGCGCTCTATCCGGACCCGCTGCTCATGCAGGTCCTGATGGCCTCGACCTATCCGCTCGAGATCGTCGAGGCCGAACGCTGGCGCGCCCAGAACGCGAGTCTGAAGGACGACGCGCTCGACGAGGCGCTCGAGGCGAAGGACTGGGACCCGAGCGTCGAGGGCCTCACCCACTTCCCGGACCTGCTCAAGCGGATGTCGGACAATCTCGACTGGACGAAGGACATGGGGGACGCGTTCCTCGGCCAGAAGGACGACGTCCTCGACGCGGTTCAGCGCATGCGGCGTCGGGCAGAGGAGGCCGGCACCCTCCAGACGACGAAGGAGCAGACGGTCACCAAGGAGGTCTTCAAGGAGAAGGAGACGATCATCATCCAGCCGGCCCAGCCGCAAGTGGTCTACGTGCCGACCTATCCGCCGACGGTGTACGGGAGCTATGCCCCGCCGCAGCCTTACTACCCCGCGGTGTACGGATACACGGGCGGACAGATGGCCACCGCCAGCCTGCTCTCGTTCGGCGTCGGGGTCGGCGTCGGGGCGCTGATCAGCAACGGCTGTAACTGGGGTAGTAACGACGTCCACGTCAACAACAACTACTACGGTGGGAGCGGTGGTGGGGGCGGAGGCACGAACAAGAGCAACAACAACGTCAACATCGACAACAGCAAGAACGTCACCATCAACAAGAGCGACCGAAGCCAGAAGACGTGGCAGCACAACCCCGAGCACCGCCGGAACGTCGGCTACCGGGACCCGGGCACCGCGAAACGCTACGGCGGGCAGGGAGGGACGGCCGGGGCCGGTCGCACGAGCGGCGACCTGGCGCGTGGCTACGATCGCGACGGGGCGGGGAGCCGACCCGGCTCCGGCGCCCAGCGGCCGGGGGGTCGCCCGACGACGCTCCCCGCGAACGCAGCGCAGCGGCCCGGCGGCGCGGGCGGGGCTGGCGGATCGGGACGCCCGTCCGGGGATCGCAGGGGCACGCCGCAAGCGGGGCCGAAGGGCGGCGGACGGCAGGACGCCTTCAGCGGTTATGGGAACGGGCGCGCCACGCAGCAGGCGAGCCAGCGCGGCGCGGCGAGCAGCGGGGGCAAGAGCTGGGCGGGCGCATCGCCCGGCGGACAGCGCGCCGCCGGCTCGGGCGGTGGCTCCGGCGGCAGAGGCGGTGGTGGTGGGCGAGGAGGTGGCCGCGGTGGTGCCCGCGGGGGCGGTGGCGGCGGACGCAAGCGATAG
- a CDS encoding GAF domain-containing protein, producing MMLTLGGDIAAVPSGLADATGRRPRVEVGERLRFESLIIDLAAGFISIDPERVDQAIEDSLRRIVEALGLDRSTLFQRSGEDLVVTHSWAVPGQDPFPKVWGRADLPWSYMQVMSGEKIVFSRLDDLPEEAAVDKALIQRLGPRSNATMPLVAGGEVLGALAFGSMRTERTWSPAVLDRLCTVAHMVCAVLARRHMDQQLRAALAEVQELRERLERENRFLRQQTRSAIGMPRIVGQSRAIQRTLSLVERVAPTDAVALIMGETGVGKELVAEAIHARSTRADRPIIKLNCAALPATLVEAELFGREKGAYTGALSRQVGRFELAHGSTLFLDEVCELPLELQAKLLRVLQEGEFERLGSPRTIRVDVRVIAATNRDLEQAVADGRFRNDLYFRLAVFPIVVPPLRERPEDIPVLVHTIVTEIGGKMGKRFEAIDVSSLRDLQRYTWPGNVRELRNVVERAIILSGEPVLRIDPPERRGTATAESLALEDVERLHIVRVLEQASWRVRGLQGAATLLGLPPTTLETRMAKLGIRRPA from the coding sequence ATGATGCTGACCTTGGGCGGAGACATTGCCGCGGTGCCGTCGGGTCTCGCGGACGCGACAGGTAGGCGTCCCCGGGTCGAGGTCGGGGAACGCCTCCGATTCGAGTCATTGATCATCGATCTCGCGGCGGGGTTCATCAGCATCGATCCCGAGCGCGTCGATCAAGCGATCGAGGATAGCCTGCGGCGCATCGTCGAGGCGCTGGGTCTCGACCGGAGCACCCTGTTCCAGCGATCGGGGGAGGACCTGGTCGTGACCCACTCGTGGGCCGTGCCGGGGCAGGACCCGTTCCCGAAGGTGTGGGGACGAGCCGATCTGCCGTGGAGCTACATGCAGGTGATGAGCGGCGAGAAAATCGTCTTCTCCCGGCTCGACGACCTCCCCGAGGAAGCCGCCGTCGACAAGGCCCTCATCCAGCGATTGGGGCCGAGGTCGAACGCCACGATGCCGCTCGTGGCCGGTGGCGAGGTTCTCGGCGCGCTCGCCTTCGGCTCGATGAGGACGGAACGGACCTGGTCCCCCGCGGTGCTCGATCGGCTCTGCACGGTGGCGCACATGGTCTGCGCCGTGCTCGCCCGCAGACACATGGATCAACAGCTCCGCGCTGCCCTCGCCGAGGTGCAGGAGCTGCGGGAGCGTCTGGAACGGGAGAACAGGTTCCTTCGCCAGCAGACGCGGAGCGCCATCGGCATGCCCCGGATCGTCGGTCAGAGCCGCGCGATCCAGCGGACGCTTTCCCTGGTCGAACGAGTGGCGCCGACCGACGCGGTGGCACTCATCATGGGAGAGACCGGCGTGGGCAAGGAGCTCGTCGCCGAAGCGATCCACGCCAGGAGCACCCGCGCGGACCGTCCGATAATCAAGCTCAATTGCGCTGCGCTGCCGGCGACGCTGGTCGAGGCGGAGCTGTTCGGACGAGAGAAGGGCGCCTACACCGGCGCCCTGTCCCGCCAGGTCGGACGCTTCGAGCTCGCCCACGGCTCCACCCTCTTCCTCGACGAAGTCTGCGAGCTACCGCTCGAGCTGCAGGCGAAGCTGCTGCGCGTTTTGCAGGAAGGCGAGTTCGAGCGACTCGGGAGCCCGCGCACGATCCGCGTCGACGTCCGCGTCATCGCGGCAACGAACCGCGATCTCGAGCAGGCCGTCGCCGATGGCCGCTTCCGGAACGATCTCTATTTCCGCCTGGCCGTGTTCCCCATCGTGGTTCCGCCGTTGCGCGAGCGTCCCGAGGACATCCCGGTACTCGTGCACACGATCGTGACCGAGATCGGGGGAAAGATGGGGAAGCGATTCGAGGCCATCGACGTGAGCAGCCTCCGTGACCTGCAGCGATACACGTGGCCCGGCAACGTCCGCGAGCTGCGGAACGTCGTCGAACGGGCGATCATCCTGAGCGGCGAGCCGGTGCTCCGGATCGACCCGCCCGAGCGTCGGGGAACAGCAACCGCGGAGAGTCTGGCGCTGGAAGACGTGGAGCGTCTGCACATCGTGCGGGTGCTCGAACAAGCCAGTTGGCGTGTGCGCGGGCTGCAGGGCGCGGCGACCCTCCTCGGGCTTCCGCCGACGACCCTCGAGACGCGCATGGCAAAGCTCGGTATCCGGCGGCCAGCCTGA
- a CDS encoding DUF3313 domain-containing protein, giving the protein MKASIGLLVVLLAAGCAHRQVVSPAEMSGFLDDYSLLREGGPDEVRLVYRNPKADWPAYHKVLLEPVTLWRSGRKSLEPVPREDLLRLVTDLQGAVRAQLGQGFQLVDQPGPGVMRIRLAITEARAADPVLDILRTSRGSDRPHPAGDGPLDPETQRFLKAAVIEGEIRDAKTNALLAEGVDRRKEGAPAWETWVDVDHAFAFWAGRVCRRLEARTEAR; this is encoded by the coding sequence ATGAAGGCCTCGATCGGTCTTCTGGTGGTGCTGCTCGCCGCAGGGTGTGCCCACCGCCAGGTCGTTTCGCCGGCGGAGATGTCCGGCTTCCTGGACGACTACTCGCTTCTGCGCGAGGGCGGCCCTGACGAGGTGCGGCTGGTGTATCGCAATCCGAAGGCGGACTGGCCCGCATACCACAAGGTACTGCTCGAGCCGGTGACGCTGTGGCGCAGCGGGCGCAAGTCGCTCGAGCCGGTGCCGCGGGAGGACCTGCTGCGGCTCGTGACCGACCTGCAGGGCGCGGTGCGGGCGCAGCTGGGGCAGGGCTTCCAGCTGGTCGACCAGCCGGGCCCCGGTGTGATGCGCATCCGCCTCGCGATCACCGAGGCCCGTGCCGCCGACCCCGTGCTGGACATCCTCCGGACGTCGCGCGGCAGCGATCGCCCCCACCCGGCGGGCGACGGTCCGCTCGACCCCGAGACGCAACGCTTCCTCAAAGCCGCGGTGATCGAAGGCGAGATCCGCGACGCGAAGACCAACGCCCTCCTCGCCGAAGGCGTCGACCGCCGCAAGGAGGGGGCGCCGGCCTGGGAAACCTGGGTGGACGTGGATCACGCCTTTGCCTTCTGGGCCGGGCGAGTGTGCAGGCGACTCGAGGCGCGCACCGAGGCGCGGTGA